Proteins found in one Arachis stenosperma cultivar V10309 chromosome 8, arast.V10309.gnm1.PFL2, whole genome shotgun sequence genomic segment:
- the LOC130946042 gene encoding probable ADP-ribosylation factor GTPase-activating protein AGD11 — MAVVALLVKGRTEPPIFESIGPKERLMNLMNRSENKFCADCGTPDPKWASTSLGVFICIKCSGVHRSLGVHITKVLSLKLDDWTEEEVDTLLNFGGNTTLNKKYEACLPPNIKKPDPDSSIEERSDYIRRKYELLQFTGGDNKSQPCQASNSSPVQSDSPSFSDSPMDKKQHEKHKHRIGNALRHNWGKKDHENKAPKKTNSSLAGMVEFVGLIKVNVVKGTNLVVRDVVSSDPYVVLSLGDQSVKTRVIKKSLNPVWNESLMLSIPENIPPLKVCVYDKDKFSNDDFMGEAEIDIEPLVIATKEYEESKSYEHMQQHGGCGSITENTSICEDDANATHKGEMKQHFSIRLQNVESGVLEIEIECVPLTQ, encoded by the exons ATGGCGGTGGTTGCTCTTTTGGTAAAAGGTCGTACAGAACCTCCCATCTTTGAGAGCATCG GTCCAAAGGAGAGACTAATGAATCTGATGAATCGATCTGAAAACAAGTTTTGTGCTGATTGTGGAACTCCAGATCCAAAATGGGC atCTACAAGTCTTGGAGTATTTATTTGCATCAAGTGTTCGGGCGTTCATAGAAGCTTAGGAGTCCACATAACAAAG gTTCTATCGTTGAAGCTCGATGATTGGACAGAAGAAGAAGTTGATACATTGCTCAATTTTGGAGGAAACACAACACTAAACAAGAAGTATGAAGCTTGCCTCCCACCTAACATTAAAAAACCAGACCCAGATTCATCAATTGAGGAACGCTCTGACTACATAAG GCGAAAGTATGAGTTGTTGCAATTTACTGGTGGTGACAACAAATCACAACCTTGTCAAGCAAGTAATTCATCACCGGTTCAAAGTGATTCTCCTTCATTCAGTGATTCTCCGATGGATAAGAAGCAACACGAAAAACATAAACATCGAATTGGGAATGCATTGCGCCATAATTGGGGAAAGAAAGATCATGAGAATAAAGCTCCAAAGAAAACCAACTCATCATTG GCAGGTATGGTTGAATTTGTTGGATTAATTAAGGTTAATGTGGTAAAAGGCACTAACTTGGTTGTTCGAGATGTAGTGTCTAGTGACCCTTATGTTGTCCTTTCTTTGGGTGACCAA TCAGTAAAAACACGTGTCATAAAGAAGAGTTTGAATCCAGTGTGGAATGAGAGCCTAATGTTGTCAATTCCAGAAAACATTCCTCCCCTTAAAGTG TGTGTATATGATAAGGACAAATTTTCAAATGATGATTTTATGGGTGAGGCTGAAATAGACATTGAACCTCTAGTGATAGCTACAAAAGAATATGAGGAGTCTAAAAGCTATGAGCATATGCAACAACATGGGGGATGTGGTTCAATCACAGAAAACACTTCCATTTGTGAAGATGATGCTAATGCCACTCACAAAGGAGAGATGAAACAACATTTCTCAATTAGGTTACAAAATGTTGAGAGTGGTGTGTTAGAGATTGAGATTGAATGTGTTCCTCTTACTCAATAA